AGCATTTTTACCGGAGGTTGATTTGTTGACCACCAACTACCCGCAACTAAAACTAATTGAAAAAGCATTTGCCGATAATGATTTGGACGGTGCTGACCTGGTAATAGCCGCTACTGACGATAGCGAACTAAATAATTACATACGCCAATCGGCGCACGATCGTAAGTTACTTATTAACGTTGCTGACAAACCGGAGCTTTGCGATTTTTACCTGGGTTCGATCGTACAAAAAGGCGACCTGAAGATAGGGATATCTACCAATGGCAAATCGCCAACCATAGCCAAAAGGTTAAAAGAGGTTTTAAACGAAGCCTTACCTGCCGAACTGGACACCACCCTGCAACAAATGAACGCTATAAGAAACGGCCTGTCGGGCGATTTTACCCACAAAGTAAAGGAGCTTAACCGGGTAACAGCCGTTTTATCAGCAGGCAAAACGCCGCCAAGTAATAACAATTTAAAGCTGCTTGTTTGGGCTACATTTATAGCTTTTTTGGCCATTACCATTACCGCTTTATGGTTAAAGGAGCCGGGCTTCCAAAACTTTGTTGAGGGCATTAACCCCCTATTTTACTACTTTTTAGGGGCAGGCTTTATTTTCGCGCTGATAGATGGTGCCATAGGCATGTCGTACGGCGTAACCAGTACTACCTTTTCGCTTTCAATGGGCATCCCTCCTGCTTCGGCAAGTATGGGCGTGCATTTGTCAGAGATAATGAGCAACGGCATAGCCGGCTGGATGCACTACCGCATGGGTAACGTAAACTGGAAACTGTTTAAGCTATTGCTTATACCGGGCATAATAGGCGCGGTTACAGGTGCTTACCTGCTATCGTCATTAGAGCATTACGAAAAATATACCAAGCCTGTGGTATCGGTATATACGCTGATATTAGGTATCGTTATCTTGTCAAAAGCCATTAACCTTAATCGTAAAAGAACAACTGCCAAAATAAAAAACATACGCCTGTTAGGTTTGGGCGGTGGTTTTATTGATGCCGTTGGCGGCGGTGGCTGGGGCTCTATCGTATTATCTACCCTTATAGCAGGTGGCCGTCATCCCCGTTTTTCCTTAGGTACGGTAAAGCTATCACGCTTTTTTATAGCACTCATGAGTTCTCTAACCTTTATTACCATGCTTAATGGCAAACATTGGGAAGCAGTGGCCGGCCTTGTAATTGGCAGTGCATTGGCATCGCCCGTGGCAGCGCGTATATCAAACAAAATATCGGCCCGGGCCATTATGCTTTCGGTAGCGGTAATTGTTATTTTGATAAGTTTAAGAAGTATAATTAACTTTATTTTAAAGGTGATATAATGGCCGATACTACCTATATATCGCAATTAATACAGGATAAAGATCCTGTTGCTGCCTTACAGGCATTGGCAGAGCTGTTTCCGGGCGAGATCGTATTTTCGACCAGCTTTGGTTGGGAAGACCAGGTGATATCGCATATGATATTTGCCAATAACATCCCTATAAAAGTATTTACGCTTGAAACCGGCAGGCTGTTCCCCGAAACCTATTACGTGTGGAACCGCACTATGGAAATATATGGGCAACCCATACATGCCTACTACCCGGTGCATCACCTGTTAGAAGAAATGGTGAACACCAAGGGGCCGAACAGCTTTTACGAATCGGTGGATAACCGCAAACAATGTTGCGGCATACGCAAAATAGAGCCGCTTAAACGCGCCTTGGCGGGTAACCAGTGTTGGATAACCGGCATACGTGCCGAGCAATCGGCCAATCGCGAGGATATGAGCAATGTAGAATGGGATGAGAGTAACCAACTGATAAAGTTCCACCCTATTTTTAGCTGGACGCTTGACGATGTAAAAGCATATATTAAACAACACAATATACCCTATAATACACTGCACGACAGGGGTTTCCCCAGCATTGGCTGCCAGCCCTGCACAAGGGCGGTACAACCCGGCGAAGATTTTAGGGCTGGCCGCTGGTGGTGGGAAGATCAGACTAAAAAAGAGTGTGGTTTGCATGCAGCCTCACCCCAACCCCTCTCCGAAGGAGAAGGGCTAAATAAAATATATTAAGAGAATGAGCAAGTACCGGTTAGATTACCTGGATGAATTAGAGGCAGAGGCCATATATATACTGCGCGAGGTAGCGGGTCAGTTTGAAAAACCTGCGCTGTTGTTTTCGGGTGGTAAGGATTCTATTACGCTGGTACATTTGGCGCTAAAGGCTTTCAGGCCGGGTAAGTTCCCCTTCCCCCTAGTACATATTGATACCGGGCACAATTTTGAAGAAACCATTACCTACCGCGATGAGATGATAGCCCGCATTGGCGAAAAGCTGATAGTGGGCCATGTACAGGATAGTATTGACGAAGGCAAGGTGATAGAGCAAAAAGGCAAAAACGCCAGCCGTAACGCCCTGCAAACCGTTACCCTGTTAGATACCATTGCCAAACACCAGTTTGATGCCTGCATAGGCGGCGCACGTCGCGACGAGGAAAAAGCAAGGGCAAAAGAGCGTATATTTTCGGTAAGGGATGAGTTTGGCCAATGGGACCCCAAACGCCAGCGGCCCGAGCTTTGGGATATTTATAACGGTAAGATACATAAAGGCGAAAACGTGCGCGTGTTCCCGATAAGTAACTGGACCGAGCTGGATGTATGGAACTACATAAGGCGCGAAAACATCCCACTGCCTACCATATACTTTGCACACCAGCGCGATTGTATTACCCGCAACGGCCAACTGATGGCCGCATCGCCTTTCCTGAACATGGATAGCGAGGATAAGGTAGAACGTAAAAATGTGCGCTTCCGTACCGTAGGCGACATGACCTGTACCGCGGCGGTAGAATCGTACGCGTTTGAGATAGATGATATTATAGATGAGATAGCCTCATCAAAAATAAGCGAACGCGGCGCCCGCATGGACGACAAAGTAAGCGAAGCCGCCATGGAAGACAGGAAAAAAGGGGGATACTTTTAGGCCTCTCCTAAATCCTCTCCAAAGGAGAGGACTTTAAAAAGCTTTAAGCCCCCTCTCCAAAGGAGAGGGTTGGGGTAAGGCAACTAAATCTAAAATCGTACATCTAAAATCCAAAATTGTAATGGATATACTAAAATTTATTACCGCAGGCAGTGTAGACGACGGTAAAAGCACATTAATAGGCAGGTTACTATACGATAGCGAAGCCATACTGGCCGACCAGTTAGAGGCCCTGCATGCATCAAACCGTAAAAACGACGATGGCTCTATTGACCTTGCCATATTAACCGACGGCCTTAAAGCCGAGCGCGAGCAGGGCATTACCATTGATGTGGCCTATAAATATTTTGAGACCGACAAGCGCAAGTTTATTATAGCCGATGCGCCGGGCCATATACAGTATACCCGTAACATGGTTACAGGTGCCTCAAATGCCGGCTTAGCCATAATTTTGATAGATGCCCGTAAAGGCGTGGTCGAACAAACTACCCGCCACTCCTTTTTGGTGTCGCTGCTGCAAATACCGCAGGTGGTAGTAGCCATAAACAAAATGGATATGGTTGATTACAGCGAAACCGTTTTTAATAAAATTGTAGCCGATTATAAGGTGCTTGCCGGTAAGGTGGGCCTAACCGATAACATTACCTATATACCCGTTAGCGCGCTTAAAGGCGATAATATTGTTTATCCATCGGTAAACATTAGCTGGTACAAAGGCGATAGCCTGCTGCACCACTTAGAAAACGTAGCCGTTGAGGTAGATGATTCATCGGCACATGCCAGGTTGCCGGTACAATGGGTTGTAAGGCCCCAAACAGAGGCCCTGCACGATTATCGCGGCTATGCCGGGCGTGTATCAAGCGGTGCCTTCAGGGTTAACGATAAGGTAACTGTGCTACCCTCAGGCTTTAGTACTACCATATCAAAAATAGAACTGTTTGATAAAGAATTGGAAGAGGCATTGGCGGGTACATCAGTAACTGTGCATTTGCAGGATAATATAGACATTAGCCGCGGCGATATTATAGTGAACAGTGCCGGCCAGCCGCAATTGTCGAGCGCGATTGAAGCCGACCTGTGCTGGATGGATACCCGCCCGCTGGATACCTCGCTTACTTACTTGATACAGCACAATACCAAAACCGTGCGCTGCAAAATACGCGAGATAGTGTACAAGGTAAACATTAACACGCTTGAAAAAGATTACGACGGAGATTTCAAGTTGAACGATATTGGCCGAGTGATCATAAAAACAGCCGAGCCTTTAGCATTTGATGCTTACCAGGTAAACAAGGCGAACGGCGGCGCTATTATTATAGATAGCCGTACCAATGTAACCGTTGGGGCCTTGTTGCTGCGCGAAGCGATAGATTAATTAACCGTTGACGGGTAAGGAAAAGTAGAAAGAGGAACCGGCTCCAAATTCGCTTTGTACCCAAATTTGGCCCTGGTGAAGGTGTATGATCTCGGCGCTTAAATAAAGCCCTATACCAAAGCCAGCCACTTTTTGTGTTTCGTCATTCTCTACCCTAAAATACTGGTCAAACAACTTGCCTATATTTTGTGGTTCGATGCCTATCCCCTGGTCTTTAATGCAAACCTCAACGGTATCATTAACCTTTTTATAGTTAACATCAATAGCCGTACCTGCCGGCGAATATTTGCTGGCGTTGTTTAACAGGTTAATGATCACCTGCTCAATTTTTTCTTTATCGGCATTTACAATTACAGGCTCGCCGGGCAAAAAATCCATGGTATGGCTCATGGTAATTATCCTTGTCTCATCTATAGCATCCTTTAACAGTTGGGCAATATTAAATTCCTGCAGGTTAAGGCGTATCTTACCTGTTTCGGCTTGTGATATATTCAGGAAACTGTTTATCATGGTGGTCATTTTTACTATTTGCTTTTCCACTTTTGATAAAGTGCCCATAGTAAAGTTATCCTTCTGTTTTTTGGCCCAGTTGTTCAGCATCTGAACGTAGGCTTTTAAGGTGGTAAGGGGTGTTTTAAGTTCGTGGCTTACTACGCCAATAAATTTGAATTTATTTTTTTCCGCTTTTCGCTGCTGCGTAATATCTATCAGCACCCCCGAAAAATGTATTATTTTGCCGGTAGAGTCATGCGCGAGTGCGCCCAAAGCTTTTATCCATCGCTGTTTTGAGCTTTCGTGGCAATTAATGGCGTATTCTATGTCGTAATTTTGCTTATTTGCAAGAGTGGCATCCGTAGCTTGCTGTACGCGCTTTTTGTATTTGTCGGTTACGCAAGCCATACAATCACTGTATGTTATCTCATCTTCTTTATTGAAACCGTACAGCTCTTTCATGCGCTGCGATGGTATAAAAACGTTGGTTTCTACATCTAAAAACCAGGTGCCGACATTAGCGGCCTCAATAGCTAAATTTGAAGTATTGATAATGGCATAACGCTTAAGTTCATTTACCTTTTGCGAATGATTGTTAGTGTTAGTATCCTTCTCGGCTGTATTATCCATCTGCACTTGTCTAATTAGGGAAATCGTATAAATATAAATAAATACGCCTAACTATTGCAAGTACTTGTTATAGTACAGTATTATCACTGTTTTCATCAACTTCGCGTTCAACTATTACGCTGCATTCGCCAACAAAAACCGCTATAGCCCCTACCGCCGCCAGCATAGGCGCCACTACAACTGCTACAACCCCGTAAGTTAAGGGGAAGGTGAGCATCTCTTTGCCATGGCTGTCTGCTATGGTGATACGGGTAACATTACCCTCGGCAATTATTTCCTTTACCTTGTTCATCAGGTTTTTGCCGTTGATGTTAAAAGTTTCTTTATGTGTCATACTATTTAGAATAAGCTGAGTATCTAAAAGTTACACTTAAAAGTACGAATTACTTTTTTGTAATATTTGATATATAAAAATACTTATCTTTATTTTAGTTGTACATACGCTAATATGTATAACAGATGCTAATTCTTTATAAACTTAGCGGGGTTTTGTTAACAGGTATTCATCAGGTAATAAATGATCAACAATAACGCTCTCGGCAAGATATTTGAATTTACACCATCTCCCGGTTTAATTTTAAAACCGGATGCACCTAAATTTACCATCGCCGAAGTAAATAATGCTTACCTGGCCCTCACCAATTTCACAAAAGATCAATTAATAGGCAAAGGATATTTTGAAGTATTCCCCGACAATGTTGGTATTGGCATGCCGGGTTTGCAAAAAGTGGTAGATGAAAAGAAACCCTTTAAAAATGCTACCCAGCAATACGAATTAAAAATTCCCGGCACTGATACCTACGAGTATAAATCGTTTGATGTTATCAATACCCCTGTATTTGATGATAACGGCGCAATAGAATACATTATACGAACTGTTATTGATGTAACCACTTATTTAGCTACCAAACGTAACGAGGAAGAATCGCGCAACCAGTTTCAATCGCTTATACAAACGGTTGAGGGTATTGTATGGGAGGCCGATGTAGCAACCCTGGAGTTTAATTTTGTAAGTGATAATGTAAAAAGTGTTTTAGGTTACACACC
This portion of the Inquilinus sp. KBS0705 genome encodes:
- a CDS encoding TSUP family transporter, translated to MTLLPRNNITDTEPVKAQGNQLFPVFLKLHNLHTVLVGGGHVGLEKLTAILQNSPAAAVTVISKAFLPEVDLLTTNYPQLKLIEKAFADNDLDGADLVIAATDDSELNNYIRQSAHDRKLLINVADKPELCDFYLGSIVQKGDLKIGISTNGKSPTIAKRLKEVLNEALPAELDTTLQQMNAIRNGLSGDFTHKVKELNRVTAVLSAGKTPPSNNNLKLLVWATFIAFLAITITALWLKEPGFQNFVEGINPLFYYFLGAGFIFALIDGAIGMSYGVTSTTFSLSMGIPPASASMGVHLSEIMSNGIAGWMHYRMGNVNWKLFKLLLIPGIIGAVTGAYLLSSLEHYEKYTKPVVSVYTLILGIVILSKAINLNRKRTTAKIKNIRLLGLGGGFIDAVGGGGWGSIVLSTLIAGGRHPRFSLGTVKLSRFFIALMSSLTFITMLNGKHWEAVAGLVIGSALASPVAARISNKISARAIMLSVAVIVILISLRSIINFILKVI
- a CDS encoding phosphoadenylyl-sulfate reductase; the encoded protein is MADTTYISQLIQDKDPVAALQALAELFPGEIVFSTSFGWEDQVISHMIFANNIPIKVFTLETGRLFPETYYVWNRTMEIYGQPIHAYYPVHHLLEEMVNTKGPNSFYESVDNRKQCCGIRKIEPLKRALAGNQCWITGIRAEQSANREDMSNVEWDESNQLIKFHPIFSWTLDDVKAYIKQHNIPYNTLHDRGFPSIGCQPCTRAVQPGEDFRAGRWWWEDQTKKECGLHAASPQPLSEGEGLNKIY
- the cysD gene encoding sulfate adenylyltransferase subunit CysD produces the protein MSKYRLDYLDELEAEAIYILREVAGQFEKPALLFSGGKDSITLVHLALKAFRPGKFPFPLVHIDTGHNFEETITYRDEMIARIGEKLIVGHVQDSIDEGKVIEQKGKNASRNALQTVTLLDTIAKHQFDACIGGARRDEEKARAKERIFSVRDEFGQWDPKRQRPELWDIYNGKIHKGENVRVFPISNWTELDVWNYIRRENIPLPTIYFAHQRDCITRNGQLMAASPFLNMDSEDKVERKNVRFRTVGDMTCTAAVESYAFEIDDIIDEIASSKISERGARMDDKVSEAAMEDRKKGGYF
- a CDS encoding sulfate adenylyltransferase, producing MDILKFITAGSVDDGKSTLIGRLLYDSEAILADQLEALHASNRKNDDGSIDLAILTDGLKAEREQGITIDVAYKYFETDKRKFIIADAPGHIQYTRNMVTGASNAGLAIILIDARKGVVEQTTRHSFLVSLLQIPQVVVAINKMDMVDYSETVFNKIVADYKVLAGKVGLTDNITYIPVSALKGDNIVYPSVNISWYKGDSLLHHLENVAVEVDDSSAHARLPVQWVVRPQTEALHDYRGYAGRVSSGAFRVNDKVTVLPSGFSTTISKIELFDKELEEALAGTSVTVHLQDNIDISRGDIIVNSAGQPQLSSAIEADLCWMDTRPLDTSLTYLIQHNTKTVRCKIREIVYKVNINTLEKDYDGDFKLNDIGRVIIKTAEPLAFDAYQVNKANGGAIIIDSRTNVTVGALLLREAID
- a CDS encoding PAS domain S-box protein produces the protein MDNTAEKDTNTNNHSQKVNELKRYAIINTSNLAIEAANVGTWFLDVETNVFIPSQRMKELYGFNKEDEITYSDCMACVTDKYKKRVQQATDATLANKQNYDIEYAINCHESSKQRWIKALGALAHDSTGKIIHFSGVLIDITQQRKAEKNKFKFIGVVSHELKTPLTTLKAYVQMLNNWAKKQKDNFTMGTLSKVEKQIVKMTTMINSFLNISQAETGKIRLNLQEFNIAQLLKDAIDETRIITMSHTMDFLPGEPVIVNADKEKIEQVIINLLNNASKYSPAGTAIDVNYKKVNDTVEVCIKDQGIGIEPQNIGKLFDQYFRVENDETQKVAGFGIGLYLSAEIIHLHQGQIWVQSEFGAGSSFYFSLPVNG
- a CDS encoding DUF4342 domain-containing protein; its protein translation is MTHKETFNINGKNLMNKVKEIIAEGNVTRITIADSHGKEMLTFPLTYGVVAVVVAPMLAAVGAIAVFVGECSVIVEREVDENSDNTVL